A single window of Mycolicibacterium aurum DNA harbors:
- a CDS encoding amidohydrolase family protein yields the protein MLKVRDDYFKGPQSLYDQVELPALLDEMAEHGVEKAILMDNLVKPSVTARTFAEQRPDKFALAIGGVNLLRPVPALKELSTAVADLPIAYAVVGPSFWGDGMYPPSDAVYYPLYAKCAELELPLCINTGLPGPPIPGEVQNPIHLDRVCVRFPELKLCMIHGADPWWDVAIRLLIKYANLRIMTSAWSPKRLPESLLHYLRTRGKDKVIFASDWPVLRQSRVVPEALALDLPPDVLDNYLYNNANEFFFGQGGS from the coding sequence ATGCTGAAGGTGCGCGACGATTACTTCAAGGGTCCGCAGTCGCTATACGACCAGGTGGAGCTGCCTGCACTGCTCGACGAGATGGCCGAGCACGGTGTCGAGAAGGCGATCCTGATGGACAACCTGGTCAAGCCGTCGGTCACCGCCCGCACGTTCGCCGAGCAACGGCCGGACAAGTTCGCGCTGGCGATCGGCGGCGTCAACCTGTTGCGTCCGGTCCCGGCGCTGAAGGAACTGAGCACGGCTGTGGCAGATCTGCCCATCGCATACGCCGTCGTCGGGCCCAGCTTCTGGGGCGACGGGATGTACCCGCCCAGTGACGCCGTGTACTACCCGCTGTACGCCAAGTGCGCGGAACTGGAACTGCCGCTGTGCATCAACACCGGGCTGCCCGGCCCGCCGATCCCCGGCGAGGTGCAGAACCCGATCCACCTCGACCGGGTGTGCGTCCGCTTCCCCGAACTGAAACTGTGCATGATCCATGGCGCCGATCCGTGGTGGGATGTGGCGATCCGGCTGCTGATCAAATACGCGAATCTGCGCATCATGACCTCGGCGTGGTCACCGAAGCGGCTGCCGGAGAGCCTGCTGCACTACCTGCGGACCCGGGGCAAGGACAAGGTGATCTTCGCTTCCGACTGGCCGGTGCTGAGGCAGAGCAGGGTCGTTCCGGAGGCGCTGGCGCTGGATCTGCCGCCGGATGTGCTGGACAACTACCTGTACAACAACGCGAACGAGTTCTTCTTCGGACAGGGAGGATCCTGA
- a CDS encoding thiolase family protein — MHDVAIIGVGLHPFGRFEGKTAMAMGVDAITAAVADAGVSWNDIQFGVGGSWTVANPDAIVGMVGLSGIPFTNVFNACATAASATKACADGIRLGDYDIGIAVGLDKHPRGAFTEDPGLVGMPSWYAENGQYLTTQFFGMKANRYLHNHNISHRTLAKVVNKNLRNGARNPNAFRRTPMDEDAILGSPMLNYPLTQYMFCSPDEGAAAVVMCRAELAHRYTSKPVYVRAVEVRTRTYGAYEVNTTFAPVDEDVAPTVYASRAAFEKAGIAPSDVDVIQLQDTDAGAEIIHMAEAGFCADGDQEKLIADGATEIGGAMPVNTDGGLLANGEPIGASGLRQIHEIVRQLRGQAGDRQIPGAPKVGFAQLYGAPGTAGATILTT, encoded by the coding sequence ATGCACGACGTAGCAATCATCGGGGTGGGGCTGCACCCGTTCGGCCGATTCGAGGGGAAGACGGCGATGGCGATGGGCGTCGACGCCATCACCGCGGCTGTCGCCGACGCGGGCGTGTCGTGGAACGACATCCAGTTCGGCGTGGGTGGCAGCTGGACCGTCGCGAACCCCGATGCCATCGTCGGTATGGTCGGGCTGTCCGGCATACCGTTCACCAACGTCTTCAATGCGTGCGCCACCGCCGCCAGCGCCACGAAGGCCTGCGCCGATGGAATCCGGTTGGGCGACTACGACATCGGCATCGCCGTCGGACTCGACAAGCATCCGCGCGGTGCCTTCACCGAAGACCCCGGCCTGGTCGGCATGCCCAGCTGGTATGCCGAGAACGGCCAGTACCTGACCACGCAGTTCTTCGGCATGAAGGCCAACCGGTACCTGCACAACCACAACATCAGTCACCGGACGCTGGCCAAGGTCGTCAACAAGAACCTGCGCAACGGGGCGCGCAACCCCAACGCGTTCCGGCGCACGCCCATGGACGAGGACGCGATCCTCGGCTCCCCCATGCTCAATTACCCGCTGACGCAGTACATGTTCTGCTCGCCCGACGAGGGCGCCGCCGCGGTCGTGATGTGCCGGGCCGAACTCGCGCACCGCTACACCAGCAAGCCCGTCTACGTGCGTGCCGTCGAGGTACGTACCCGCACGTACGGCGCCTACGAGGTCAACACCACGTTCGCGCCGGTGGACGAGGATGTTGCACCCACCGTCTACGCGTCACGGGCCGCATTCGAGAAAGCCGGTATCGCGCCGTCGGACGTCGACGTGATCCAGTTGCAGGACACCGACGCCGGTGCCGAGATCATCCACATGGCCGAGGCCGGATTCTGCGCCGACGGCGACCAGGAGAAGCTGATCGCCGACGGCGCCACCGAGATCGGCGGGGCGATGCCGGTCAACACCGACGGCGGTCTGCTCGCCAACGGCGAGCCGATCGGGGCATCGGGGCTGCGCCAGATCCACGAGATCGTCCGGCAACTGCGCGGGCAGGCCGGCGACCGGCAGATCCCCGGTGCACCCAAGGTTGGTTTCGCGCAACTCTATGGCGCGCCCGGCACCGCGGGCGCCACCATCCTGACCACCTAG
- a CDS encoding acyl-CoA dehydrogenase family protein, with the protein MDRYELRRLDYSLSEDHQALQAAYKDFFGTRCTIDTVRAAEGTGFDKNLWERLCAMGATTMALPEVAGGDGATLVDLTLVAEEIGRSLAPVPWIDHVCAARLLGRLGAVEPDVVGGTTLVALDPQQGSVSGVRLISAGSIADHVIVRDGDQLVQLTFASRPARVDNIGKLPMAWVDPGAADDRTVLAGGAEALAEYQRALDEWRLLTGAALVGLVEETMTIAAEFAKTRYTLGVPISTLQAISHPLANIAITVQGGRNLARRAAWFLDNEPDERRELAPSVFVFMAEEAAKAATMAVHVQGGLGVSAEAAATAYLVRARGWAIAGGDPASAAKYIAAIVAEREGRS; encoded by the coding sequence ATGGACCGCTACGAGCTGCGCAGGCTGGACTACAGCCTGTCCGAGGACCACCAGGCCCTGCAGGCGGCGTACAAGGATTTCTTCGGCACCCGCTGCACGATCGACACCGTGCGCGCCGCCGAGGGAACGGGGTTCGACAAGAATTTGTGGGAACGCCTGTGCGCCATGGGTGCGACCACGATGGCGCTGCCGGAGGTGGCCGGTGGGGACGGCGCGACGCTCGTCGACCTGACGCTGGTTGCCGAGGAGATCGGTCGCTCGCTGGCTCCGGTGCCGTGGATCGACCACGTGTGCGCGGCTCGCCTGCTCGGACGCCTGGGGGCGGTCGAACCCGACGTCGTCGGCGGCACCACGCTGGTCGCCCTCGACCCGCAGCAGGGCAGCGTCTCCGGGGTGCGGCTGATTTCCGCCGGGTCGATCGCCGATCACGTCATCGTGCGCGATGGTGACCAACTTGTGCAGCTGACGTTCGCGTCCCGGCCTGCCCGCGTGGACAACATCGGCAAGCTGCCGATGGCCTGGGTCGATCCCGGGGCCGCGGACGACAGGACCGTGCTCGCTGGCGGGGCTGAGGCATTGGCGGAATACCAACGGGCACTAGATGAATGGCGGCTCCTGACCGGGGCCGCACTCGTCGGGCTCGTCGAGGAGACGATGACGATCGCCGCCGAGTTCGCGAAAACCCGCTACACGCTGGGCGTGCCGATCTCGACGTTGCAGGCCATCTCGCACCCGCTGGCCAACATCGCCATCACCGTCCAGGGCGGTCGCAACCTCGCCCGCCGCGCCGCCTGGTTCCTCGACAACGAACCCGACGAGCGCAGAGAGCTGGCGCCCTCGGTCTTCGTGTTCATGGCCGAGGAGGCCGCCAAAGCCGCCACGATGGCGGTGCACGTGCAGGGCGGTCTGGGGGTCTCCGCCGAGGCCGCGGCGACCGCGTATCTCGTGCGGGCGCGGGGATGGGCGATCGCCGGCGGCGATCCGGCGAGCGCCGCCAAGTACATCGCCGCAATCGTCGCCGAGCGTGAAGGGCGGAGCTGA
- a CDS encoding acyl-CoA synthetase, which yields MGEWTIGGVVDAIADVIGDRTMIMCGDRRTTYGQMAQRTRRFANFLAGRGFGAHRERDELQNWECGQDRVALIMYNDRYPELVVGCLKARTVPVNVNHHYTPREVAELLDYVKPRAVVYHASLGAKFAAVLQTAGCELLIEVDDGSDTASLPGSVALDHAVAEGDPEQRIEGSPNDVIMYCTGGTTGRPKGVLWRQSDTYVSSMVGADHESATEIHDKVVGNTGAPWFAVSPLMHAAGLWTVFSGALAGLAVVLYDDRAKFDPQSVWRTAEREKVGLMTMVGDAYAAPLIAELHRANYDLSSLYAIGTGGAATNPKHVGALLEKLPQLTIINGYGSSETGNLGFGHNQRGSHRETFDLREGGNLVSADLSRFVAPGEPDVGWVVRKGRIPLGYFDDPVATQKTFPVVGGIRVVVSGDRASLESDGTLRLFGRDSLVVNTGGEKVFVEEVEAVLRAESGVADALVVGRDSERWGQEIVALVQPQPDADVDARALARACTAQLARFKVPKEFIVVDKVRRLGNGKADYRWAKSLVTQHGALAGQP from the coding sequence ATGGGCGAGTGGACGATAGGCGGTGTCGTCGACGCCATTGCCGACGTCATCGGAGACCGCACCATGATCATGTGCGGGGACCGGCGGACCACCTATGGGCAGATGGCGCAGCGCACCCGCCGGTTCGCGAACTTCCTCGCGGGCCGAGGGTTCGGTGCACACCGGGAACGCGACGAACTGCAGAACTGGGAGTGCGGCCAGGATCGGGTCGCGCTGATCATGTACAACGACCGCTACCCGGAGCTCGTCGTCGGCTGCCTCAAGGCCCGCACCGTCCCGGTGAACGTCAATCACCACTACACGCCGCGCGAAGTGGCCGAACTGCTCGACTACGTCAAGCCGCGCGCGGTCGTCTACCACGCGTCGCTCGGCGCCAAGTTCGCCGCCGTGCTGCAGACGGCAGGCTGCGAGTTGCTCATCGAGGTCGACGACGGCAGCGACACTGCGAGCCTGCCCGGGTCGGTGGCGCTGGACCACGCTGTGGCAGAGGGGGATCCGGAGCAGCGGATCGAGGGATCGCCGAACGACGTGATCATGTACTGCACCGGAGGCACCACCGGGCGGCCCAAGGGGGTGCTGTGGCGCCAGAGCGATACCTACGTGTCGTCGATGGTGGGCGCCGACCACGAGTCCGCCACCGAGATCCACGACAAGGTGGTCGGCAACACCGGCGCGCCGTGGTTCGCCGTCTCCCCGCTGATGCACGCCGCAGGGCTGTGGACGGTGTTCTCCGGTGCCCTTGCCGGCCTCGCGGTGGTGCTCTACGACGACCGGGCGAAGTTCGATCCGCAGTCGGTGTGGCGGACCGCCGAACGCGAGAAGGTCGGCCTGATGACCATGGTGGGTGACGCCTACGCCGCACCGCTGATCGCCGAACTGCACCGCGCGAACTACGACCTGTCGTCGCTGTACGCCATCGGAACCGGCGGTGCTGCAACGAATCCCAAACACGTGGGCGCATTGCTGGAGAAGCTGCCACAGCTGACGATCATCAACGGCTACGGGTCCTCGGAGACCGGGAACCTGGGGTTCGGGCACAACCAGCGCGGGTCACACCGCGAGACGTTCGACCTGCGCGAGGGTGGCAACCTGGTCTCGGCCGATCTGAGCAGGTTCGTCGCACCAGGCGAGCCCGACGTCGGATGGGTGGTCCGCAAGGGCCGGATCCCGTTGGGGTACTTCGATGATCCGGTCGCGACCCAGAAGACGTTCCCGGTGGTCGGCGGTATCAGGGTGGTGGTCTCAGGGGACCGGGCGTCGCTGGAATCCGACGGCACACTTCGGCTGTTCGGACGCGACTCGCTGGTGGTCAACACCGGCGGCGAGAAGGTCTTCGTGGAAGAGGTCGAGGCCGTGCTGCGTGCCGAGAGCGGCGTCGCCGACGCACTCGTGGTGGGCCGCGACAGCGAGCGCTGGGGCCAGGAGATCGTCGCGCTGGTCCAACCGCAGCCGGATGCGGACGTCGATGCCCGGGCGCTGGCGCGGGCGTGCACCGCCCAGCTGGCACGATTCAAGGTGCCGAAGGAGTTCATCGTCGTGGACAAGGTGCGCAGGCTGGGCAACGGCAAGGCCGACTACCGGTGGGCGAAAAGTCTTGTGACACAGCACGGTGCACTGGCAGGCCAGCCGTGA
- a CDS encoding NYN domain-containing protein: protein MRWIVDGMNVIGCRPDGWWRDRHLAMVTLVEQLEVWAVAEGTHVTVVFERPPSPPIESTVVTVASAPFPAPNSADDEILRLVGADPHPEQIVVATSDGGLTERVRSAKATTFPAERFRALIDPPSA, encoded by the coding sequence ATGCGCTGGATTGTCGACGGAATGAACGTGATCGGCTGCCGCCCGGACGGCTGGTGGCGTGACCGGCACCTCGCGATGGTGACCCTCGTCGAGCAACTCGAGGTGTGGGCCGTCGCCGAAGGAACGCACGTGACGGTGGTCTTCGAGCGCCCACCGTCCCCGCCGATCGAATCGACGGTGGTCACAGTGGCATCCGCACCGTTCCCGGCGCCGAACTCCGCCGACGACGAGATCCTCAGATTGGTGGGTGCCGACCCGCATCCGGAACAGATCGTGGTGGCCACATCCGACGGCGGCCTGACCGAACGCGTGCGATCCGCGAAGGCGACGACCTTTCCCGCCGAACGCTTCCGCGCCCTGATCGATCCGCCCTCCGCATGA
- a CDS encoding alpha/beta hydrolase family protein: MARQIAALLGAGLVVGSLSIGGLAAAPNVAAAQGESVSDADSAADPAKAPDRTSTGLKRVRGTAEDGEEAPDRVDASDAPTATPQDNGTDVDRAEEGGEGHVASEVDATEVVGPSSDPVDTVVTTGDQEVLDLRPNEGVGRQTDDSSRGIPAAGDKALPERPAPVAHHTQSNAAGKQRNLMADPGIVDSREPVAVDANVHVPRVSTNETRDSSDQSDTAAPVENDTALVQVAGTVVQTPVRPPTLLNVIGSLILNVLVGLIHIADGPPVLPPNSTVSVRTSSLTLPIGNGRKVQADWYFPGELDESTRLVYLQHGFLASGPMYSYTAAELAERTHSIVVAPSLSSNFFAPDAAWVGGSTMHRAVADLFAGERSALTQSASAAAGYTITLPDRFVLVGHSAGGTLVTSAAGFMTETGAIDDLVGIVMLDGVEPSGSRMVSGALGKLTSDNDRPIYLISSDRYFWSRGGDMADKLQLARPDRFNGLGLESGRHGDYIQGGNPVIQFLQYLVNGFSQRENVFAAGLITAGWVNDLFTGSQTGFYGAPHESISIDTRAGAAHATVLPLGEPARPVWNPLLDAALTAIFDFGGRYLFVYEPLLGYQTQSLAPRARTAL, encoded by the coding sequence GTGGCTCGACAGATTGCTGCGTTGCTGGGAGCTGGACTGGTCGTCGGCTCACTATCGATAGGGGGGCTTGCCGCAGCGCCGAATGTAGCTGCTGCACAGGGAGAGTCGGTTTCCGACGCGGATAGCGCGGCGGATCCAGCCAAAGCGCCGGACCGGACGTCGACTGGGCTGAAGCGCGTTCGTGGGACGGCTGAGGACGGCGAGGAGGCGCCAGATCGCGTAGATGCTTCCGACGCTCCTACCGCAACGCCGCAGGACAACGGTACGGACGTCGACCGCGCGGAAGAGGGGGGTGAGGGTCACGTTGCTTCCGAGGTCGATGCCACAGAAGTGGTCGGTCCTTCATCCGACCCGGTGGACACAGTTGTTACGACGGGCGATCAGGAAGTCCTAGACCTGCGCCCAAATGAGGGGGTGGGACGACAGACCGACGATTCCAGTCGGGGCATCCCTGCAGCAGGAGACAAGGCGCTGCCGGAGCGCCCCGCGCCAGTGGCTCACCACACCCAGTCGAATGCCGCAGGCAAACAACGCAATCTTATGGCGGATCCCGGCATCGTTGATTCTCGCGAGCCCGTTGCAGTCGACGCGAACGTGCACGTGCCGCGCGTCTCCACCAACGAAACGCGAGATTCGAGCGACCAGAGTGACACCGCTGCTCCAGTGGAGAACGATACGGCGCTGGTGCAGGTCGCGGGGACAGTGGTGCAGACACCGGTGCGCCCGCCGACTCTGCTTAACGTCATCGGGTCTCTGATCCTCAACGTGCTTGTGGGGCTTATTCATATTGCCGACGGTCCGCCGGTGCTACCGCCTAATAGCACCGTCTCCGTCCGGACCTCGTCGCTGACATTGCCGATCGGCAACGGCCGGAAGGTCCAAGCGGACTGGTATTTTCCGGGAGAGCTCGACGAGTCCACGCGACTGGTGTATTTGCAACACGGTTTTCTGGCGAGCGGACCGATGTACAGCTACACCGCAGCAGAGCTGGCAGAGCGGACCCACAGTATCGTCGTCGCGCCTTCGTTGTCATCAAATTTCTTCGCCCCCGACGCCGCCTGGGTTGGCGGATCGACTATGCACCGCGCGGTGGCCGATCTATTCGCCGGCGAGCGGTCGGCTCTGACCCAAAGTGCCAGTGCCGCAGCAGGCTACACGATCACTCTGCCGGATAGGTTCGTCCTCGTGGGCCATTCCGCCGGCGGGACGCTGGTCACCAGCGCCGCCGGATTCATGACCGAAACCGGCGCCATTGACGACCTGGTTGGCATCGTCATGCTCGATGGAGTGGAACCTTCCGGATCGCGAATGGTCAGCGGTGCTTTGGGGAAGCTGACGAGCGACAATGACCGGCCGATCTACCTCATCTCCTCTGATCGTTACTTCTGGAGCCGAGGCGGAGACATGGCTGACAAGCTGCAGCTTGCACGTCCAGATCGATTCAACGGGTTGGGCCTGGAGAGCGGACGACACGGTGACTATATCCAGGGCGGAAATCCCGTGATCCAGTTCTTGCAGTATCTCGTGAACGGTTTCTCCCAGCGCGAGAACGTCTTCGCCGCGGGTCTCATCACCGCGGGGTGGGTCAACGACCTATTCACAGGCAGTCAGACCGGCTTCTACGGCGCTCCTCATGAGAGCATCTCGATCGACACCCGAGCTGGTGCCGCCCATGCGACGGTGCTGCCGCTCGGCGAACCCGCCCGTCCGGTCTGGAACCCGCTTCTGGACGCGGCTCTGACTGCCATCTTCGACTTCGGCGGCAGGTACTTGTTCGTCTACGAACCGCTGCTTGGATACCAGACACAGAGTTTGGCGCCGCGGGCCAGGACAGCACTGTGA
- a CDS encoding amidohydrolase family protein has product MTDQHQNVQPLDYRAIDVDNHYYEPIDSCTRHLPKEFKRRGVQMLTEGKRTFAVMGGVVNHFIPNPTFDPIIEPGCLDLLFRGEIPEGVDPASLMKVDRLPDHPEYQNRDARVKILDKQNLETVFMLPTFACGVEEALKHDVDATMATVHAFNLWLDEDWGFDRPDHRFLSAPIISLADPDKAKEEVEFVLSRGAKIVCVRPAPVPGVVKPRSLGDPLHDPVWARLAEAGVPVVFHLSDSGYLAIAALWGGKATFEGFGKKDPLDQVLLDDRAIHDAMASMIVHQVFTRHPTLKVASIENGSYFVYRLIKRLKKSANTAPYHYKEDPVEQLKNNVWIAPYYEDDVQVLADTIGVDKILFGSDWPHGEGLADPMTFTADIPQFPQFSYEDTRKVMRDNALELIGAHVLTSA; this is encoded by the coding sequence ATGACCGATCAGCATCAGAACGTGCAGCCCCTGGATTACCGGGCGATCGACGTCGACAACCACTACTACGAGCCGATCGACTCGTGCACGCGGCACCTGCCCAAGGAGTTCAAGCGCCGCGGCGTTCAGATGCTCACCGAAGGCAAGCGCACCTTCGCCGTCATGGGGGGAGTGGTCAACCACTTCATCCCGAACCCGACGTTCGATCCGATCATCGAGCCGGGGTGCCTGGATCTGTTGTTCCGCGGCGAGATCCCCGAGGGCGTGGATCCCGCGTCGCTGATGAAAGTCGATCGCCTGCCCGACCATCCCGAGTACCAGAACCGCGATGCGCGGGTGAAGATTCTGGACAAGCAGAACCTCGAAACCGTGTTCATGCTGCCGACGTTCGCGTGCGGGGTGGAGGAAGCCCTCAAGCACGACGTCGACGCGACCATGGCGACCGTGCACGCCTTCAACCTCTGGCTCGACGAAGACTGGGGGTTCGACCGGCCCGACCACCGGTTCCTGTCGGCGCCCATCATCTCGCTGGCCGACCCGGACAAGGCGAAAGAGGAAGTGGAATTCGTGCTGAGCCGGGGCGCCAAGATCGTGTGCGTGCGGCCCGCGCCCGTACCCGGTGTGGTCAAGCCGCGCTCGCTCGGTGACCCACTGCACGACCCGGTGTGGGCACGGCTGGCCGAGGCCGGCGTTCCGGTGGTCTTCCACCTCTCCGACAGCGGTTACCTCGCGATCGCCGCGCTGTGGGGCGGCAAGGCGACGTTCGAGGGGTTCGGCAAGAAGGACCCCCTCGATCAGGTCCTGCTCGACGACCGAGCGATCCACGACGCGATGGCGTCCATGATCGTCCACCAGGTGTTCACCCGGCATCCCACGCTCAAAGTGGCGAGCATCGAGAACGGCTCGTACTTCGTCTACCGGCTGATCAAGCGGCTGAAGAAGTCGGCCAACACCGCGCCGTACCACTACAAGGAAGATCCGGTCGAGCAGCTCAAGAACAACGTATGGATCGCGCCGTACTACGAAGACGACGTGCAGGTGCTCGCCGACACGATCGGGGTCGACAAGATCCTGTTCGGATCGGACTGGCCCCACGGCGAAGGCCTCGCCGACCCGATGACGTTCACCGCCGACATCCCGCAGTTCCCCCAGTTCAGCTATGAGGACACCCGGAAGGTCATGCGCGACAACGCACTCGAACTGATCGGCGCCCACGTGCTGACGTCGGCCTGA
- a CDS encoding acyl-CoA dehydrogenase family protein, which produces MDFSRVPLSDEDQKFQDEARTFLGELVTEDVIRRDRETGDNFDQGVHLALGAAGYLEREWKADSARAFTRVQRRIWELEKRRAHVPWVTSGTTAMIAKSVQKFGSPELKDEVLPGVYSGHVRLCLGYTEPEGGSDVATCKTRAVRDGDEWVVNGAKMFTTGAHNCQYVFLITNTDPAAPKHKSLTMFLVPLDSPGVAIQGIRTVDGDRTNIVYYSDVRVSDRYRLGEVNGGWTVVREPLNAEHGDVAAADDGLADVSIMMHQAMFMASAVDKAAQRSTVPDPNGRMLIDDAAVTYRLGRSVARLEASLSAPSIFGRVALAQTMRDISPDLMDILGSASALPVGTDGSADDGAAEYVYRFAPLVGIYGGTLEVFRNMIAQYVLGLGRPNYSPVGARRAS; this is translated from the coding sequence ATGGACTTCTCGCGAGTGCCACTGTCCGATGAGGACCAGAAGTTCCAGGACGAGGCGCGCACCTTCCTGGGTGAACTCGTCACCGAGGACGTGATCCGGCGCGACCGGGAGACCGGCGACAACTTCGACCAGGGCGTCCACCTCGCACTCGGGGCCGCCGGCTACCTGGAACGAGAGTGGAAGGCCGACTCCGCCCGCGCGTTCACGCGCGTTCAGCGGCGGATCTGGGAACTGGAGAAGCGTCGCGCCCACGTGCCGTGGGTGACCTCAGGAACCACGGCGATGATCGCCAAGTCGGTACAGAAGTTCGGGTCACCGGAGCTCAAAGACGAAGTGCTGCCCGGGGTCTACAGCGGGCACGTCCGGTTGTGTCTCGGCTACACCGAGCCCGAGGGCGGGTCGGACGTTGCCACCTGCAAGACCCGTGCCGTGCGTGACGGCGACGAGTGGGTGGTCAACGGTGCGAAGATGTTCACCACGGGGGCGCACAACTGCCAGTACGTCTTCCTCATCACCAACACCGATCCGGCCGCTCCGAAACACAAGAGCCTCACCATGTTCCTGGTTCCGCTCGACTCGCCCGGGGTGGCAATCCAGGGGATCCGCACCGTCGACGGCGACCGCACCAACATCGTCTACTACAGCGACGTCCGGGTCAGCGACCGCTACCGGCTGGGTGAGGTGAACGGCGGCTGGACCGTGGTCCGCGAGCCGCTCAACGCCGAACACGGCGATGTCGCCGCGGCCGACGACGGTTTGGCGGATGTGTCGATCATGATGCATCAGGCGATGTTCATGGCGTCCGCGGTCGACAAGGCCGCTCAGAGATCGACGGTTCCAGATCCCAACGGCCGCATGCTGATCGACGATGCGGCGGTCACCTACCGGTTGGGGCGCAGCGTGGCCCGCCTGGAGGCGTCGCTGTCGGCGCCCAGTATCTTCGGTCGGGTGGCGCTCGCGCAGACCATGCGCGACATCTCACCGGATCTGATGGACATCCTCGGCTCGGCATCGGCGCTGCCGGTGGGCACCGACGGGTCGGCCGACGACGGCGCCGCCGAGTACGTGTACCGATTCGCGCCGCTGGTGGGCATCTATGGCGGCACCCTGGAAGTGTTCCGCAACATGATCGCCCAGTACGTCCTCGGCCTCGGCAGGCCGAACTACTCGCCCGTGGGGGCCAGGAGAGCATCGTGA
- a CDS encoding TetR/AcrR family transcriptional regulator: protein MDAAERSILLRGYRSSTMQIIAREAGYSRAAMYQQFPNRNALLEALVHRKTLQHQAQIGARLPRDGDLADLLVESLVIVASELISDPLLQTLSEQTDDGTVAYLVAGDLGLPEQIERLVIAMRAGHSGHQIREGLLARDIGHFIITTALTLLLGIIPGTQDPEIARRYLRNFFIPAIFESAPVPVAVFPAETP from the coding sequence ATGGACGCCGCCGAACGATCGATTTTACTGCGGGGCTACAGATCTTCCACAATGCAGATCATTGCGCGGGAGGCGGGGTATTCGCGCGCGGCAATGTACCAACAGTTCCCGAATCGCAATGCGTTGCTCGAGGCGTTGGTCCATCGGAAGACTTTGCAACACCAAGCCCAGATCGGCGCACGATTGCCTCGGGACGGCGACCTCGCCGACCTACTCGTCGAGAGCCTCGTCATCGTGGCGAGCGAGCTGATCAGCGATCCGCTACTGCAGACTTTGTCCGAACAGACCGACGACGGCACCGTGGCCTATCTCGTTGCCGGCGATCTGGGTTTACCGGAACAGATCGAGCGGTTGGTCATCGCGATGCGTGCCGGCCACTCGGGACACCAGATCCGCGAGGGGCTACTTGCCCGAGACATCGGACACTTCATCATCACGACGGCACTCACGTTGCTGCTCGGGATCATTCCGGGCACTCAGGACCCAGAGATCGCCCGCCGATACCTCCGAAACTTCTTCATCCCAGCGATATTCGAGAGTGCCCCGGTCCCGGTTGCGGTATTCCCGGCCGAAACGCCCTGA
- a CDS encoding thioesterase family protein has product MTDAYYELVDPGDPRGEKFAASDYVVSTWGSSMQNAAPVSALLVRAIERCAARDETRISRVIVDLLGPVPVAGELWVRATVARPGRQIELIDAEMTAGGPDGTPRAVAKASAWRFLRAETDALPDTPTEPMRPVTDGVRRLADDGTDRTYIQSLDWRWLNDILNSVRAECWATPLVDLVAGESMTPAQRLFTVADIANGMGSRLNPDEFTFLNTDLAVHIHRMPEGRWIGVRSENHYGADGVGVSRGTLFDELGPVAAIAQAQLVRRRVSL; this is encoded by the coding sequence TTGACCGACGCCTACTACGAACTCGTCGATCCCGGTGATCCACGCGGGGAGAAGTTCGCGGCGTCCGATTACGTTGTCAGCACCTGGGGCTCGTCGATGCAGAACGCCGCCCCCGTGTCGGCGCTGCTGGTCCGCGCGATCGAGCGATGCGCTGCGCGCGACGAGACGCGCATCAGCCGCGTCATCGTGGACCTGCTGGGCCCGGTGCCGGTCGCGGGCGAACTCTGGGTGCGCGCCACCGTGGCGCGCCCGGGACGACAGATCGAGCTGATCGACGCCGAGATGACCGCGGGAGGCCCCGACGGGACACCCCGGGCTGTGGCGAAGGCGTCGGCCTGGCGGTTCCTGCGGGCCGAGACCGACGCCCTGCCCGACACTCCGACCGAACCGATGCGCCCCGTCACCGACGGAGTGCGTCGCCTCGCCGACGACGGCACCGACCGCACATACATCCAGAGCCTGGACTGGCGCTGGCTCAACGACATCCTCAACAGCGTGCGAGCCGAGTGCTGGGCCACGCCGTTGGTGGATCTGGTCGCCGGTGAGTCCATGACGCCCGCGCAACGCCTGTTCACAGTCGCCGACATTGCCAACGGGATGGGAAGCCGGCTCAACCCCGACGAATTCACCTTCCTCAACACCGACCTCGCCGTGCACATCCACCGGATGCCCGAAGGCCGTTGGATCGGTGTGCGTTCTGAGAATCATTACGGGGCAGACGGGGTGGGGGTGTCCCGGGGCACGCTGTTCGACGAGCTGGGACCGGTGGCCGCGATTGCGCAGGCGCAGCTCGTGCGCCGCAGGGTATCGCTGTGA